The Bos javanicus breed banteng chromosome 11, ARS-OSU_banteng_1.0, whole genome shotgun sequence genome includes a window with the following:
- the CAD gene encoding CAD protein isoform X1, producing the protein MAALVLEDGSVLRGQPFGAAVSTAGEVVFQTGMVGYPEALTDPSYKAQILVLTYPLIGNYGIPPDEVDEFGLSKWFESSGIHVAGLVVGECCPTPSHWSASCTLHEWLQQHGIPGLQGVDTRELTKKLREQGSLLGKLVQDGTEPSTLPFLDPNARPLVPEVSTKVPQVFNAGGTPRILALDCGLKYNQVRCLCQRGAEVTVVPWDHALDSQEYEGLFLSNGPGDPASYPNLVSTLSRVLSEPNPRPVFGICLGHQLLALAIGAKTYKMRYGNRGHNQPCLLVGSGRCFLTSQNHGFAVETDSLPASWLPLFTNANDHSNEGIVHESLPFFSVQFHPEHQAGPSDMELLFDIFLETVKETAAGNPGGQTVRERLAERLCLLGIPTPGSGLTAPRKVLILGSGGLSIGQAGEFDYSGSQAIKALKEENIQTLLINPNIATVQTSQGLADKVYFLPITPHYVTQVIRNERPDGVLLTFGGQTALNCGVELTKAGVLARYGVRVLGTPVETIELTEDRRAFASRMAEIGEHVAPSEAANSLEQAQAAAERLGYPVLVRAAYALGGLGSGFASNKEELSALVAPAFAHTSQVLVDKSLKGWKEIEYEVVRDAYGNCVTVCNMENLDPLGIHTGESIVVAPSQTLNDREYQLLRQTAIKVTQHLGIVGECNVQYALNPESEQYYIIEVNARLSRSSALASKATGYPLAYVAAKLALGIPLPELRNSVTGGTAAFEPSLDYCVVKIPRWDLSKFLRVSTKIGSCMKSVGEVMGIGRSFEEAFQKALRMVDENCVGFDHTVKPVSDMELETPTDKRIFVVAAALWAGYSVDRLYELTRIDRWFLHRMKRIIAHTQLLEQHRGQPLPPDLLHQAKRLGFSDKQIALAVLSTELAVRKLRQELGICPAVKQIDTVAAEWPAQTNYLYLTYWGTTHDLTFRTPHVLVLGSGVYRIGSSVEFDWCAVGCIQQLRKMGYKTIMVNYNPETVSTDYDMCDRLYFDEISFEVVMDIYELENPEGVILSMGGQLPNNMAMALHRQQCRVLGTSPEAIDSAENRFKFSRLLDTIGISQPQWRELSDLESARQFCQTVGYPCVVRPSYVLSGAAMNVAYTDGDLERFLSSAAAVSKEHPVVISKFIQEAKEIDVDAVACDGVVAAIAISEHVENAGVHSGDATLVTPPQDITAKTLERIKAIVHAVGQELQVTGPFNLQLIAKDDQLKVIECNVRVSRSFPFVSKTLGVDLVALATRVIMREEVEPVGLMTGSGVVGVKVPQFSFSRLAGADVVLGVEMTSTGEVAGFGESRCEAYLKAMLSTGFKIPKKNILLTIGSYKNKSELLPTVRLLESLGYSLYASLGTADFYTEHGVKVTAVDWHFEEAVDGESPPQRSILEQLAEKNFELVINLSMRGAGGRRLSSFVTKGYRTRRLAADFSVPLIIDIKCTKLFVEALGQIGPAPPLKAHVDCMTSQKLVRLPGLIDVHVHLREPGGTHKEDFASGTAAALAGGVTMVCAMPNTRPPITDAPALALAQKLAEAGARCDYALFLGASSENAGTLGTVAGSAAGLKLYLNETFSKLRLDSVAQWMEHFETWPSHLPIVAHAERQSVAAVLMVAQLAQRSVHICHVARKEEILLIKAAKARGLPVTCEVAPHHLFLSHDDLERLGPGKGEVRPKLGSREDVEALWENMAIIDCFASDHAPHTVEEKCGPRPPPGFPGLETMLPLLLTAVSEGRLSLDDVLQRLHHNPRRIFHLPPQEDTYVEVDLEHEWTVPSHMPFSKAHWTPFEGQKVKGTIRRVVLRGEVAYIDGQVLVPPGYGQDVRKWPQGAVPQLTPSAPAASELTTTPERPRRSGPALPDGRFHLPPRIHRASDPGLPAVFLRPGAGTPWGSRAWAEEPKEKTSRKAAEPELMGTLDGICYPPPPVPRQASPQNLGTPGLLHPQTSPLLHSLVGQHILSVQQFTKDQMSHLFNVAHTLRMMVQKERSLDILKGKVMASMFYEVSTRTSSSFAAAMARLGGAVLSFSEATSSVQKGESLADSVQTMSCYADVVVLRHPQPGAVELAAKHCRRPVINAGDGVGEHPTQALLDIFTIREELGTVNGMTITMVGDLKHGRTVHSLACLLTQYRVSLRYVAPPSLRMPPDVRAFVASRGTKQEEFESIEEALPDTDVLYMTRIQKERFGSTQEYEACFGQFILTPHIMTRAKKKMVVMHPMPRVNEISVEVDSDPRAAYFRQAENGMYIRMALLATVLGRF; encoded by the exons ATGGCCGCCCTGGTGTTGGAGGACGGGTCGGTCCTGCGGGGCCAGCCCTTTGGGGCCGCTGTGTCGACTGCCGGGGAAGTGG TGTTTCAAACCGGTATGGTCGGCTACCCCGAGGCCCTGACTGACCCTTCCTACAAAGCACAGATCTTAGTGCTGACATACCCTCTGATCGGTAACTACGGAATCCCCCCGGATGAAGTGGATGAGTTCGGGCTCAGCAAG TGGTTTGAATCCTCGGGGATCCACGTGGCAGGACTGGTGGTGGGAGAGTGCTGTCCCACACCCAGCCACTGGAGTGCCAGCTGCACTCTGCACGAGTGGCTGCAACAACATGGCATACCAGGCCTGCAAG GAGTGGACACTCGGGAGCTGACTAAGAAGCTGCGAGAGCAAGGGTCTCTGCTGGGCAAGTTGGTCCAGGATGGGACAGAACCTTCAACCCTGCCCTTCTTGGACCCCAATGCCCGCCCCCTGGTGCCAGAGGTCTCCACTAAG GTTCCCCAGGTATTCAACGCAGGGGGTACCCCTCGGATCCTTGCTTTGGACTGTGGCCTCAAGTATAATCAGGTCCGATGCTTGTGCCAGCGTGGGGCAGAGGTCACTGTGGTACCCTGGGACCACGCGTTAGACAGTCAAG AGTATGAGGGTCTCTTCCTGAGTAATGGCCCTGGTGACCCTGCCTCCTATCCCAACTTGGTATCCACACTGAGCCGTGTTTTATCTGAACCAAACCCCCGACCTGTCTTCGGGATCTGTCTGGGACACCAGCTTTTGGCCTTAGCCATTGGGGCCAAGACTTACAAGATGAG ATATGGGAACCGAGGCCATAACCAGCCATGCTTGCTGGTGGGCTCCGGGCGCTGCTTTCTAACATCCCAGAACCATGGATTTGCTGTGGAAACAGACTCGCTGCCAGCAAGCTGGCTTCCTCTCTTCACCAATGCCAATGATCACTCCAACGAAGGCATCGTACATGAGAGCCTGCCCTTCTTCAG TGTCCAGTTTCACCCAGAGCATCAAGCTGGCCCTTCAGATATGGAACTTCTTTTTGACATTTTTCTGGAAACTGTGAAAGAAACTGCAGCTGGAAACCCTGGGGGCCAGACAG TTCGAGAGCGGCTGGCTGAGCGCCTCTGTCTCCTTGGGATTCCCACCCCAGGCTCTGGGCTTACAGCACCACGAAAGGTTCTGATTCTGGGCTCAGGGGGCCTCTCCATCGGCCAGGCCGGCGAGTTTGACTACTCAGGCTCTCAG GCGATCAAGgccctgaaggaggaaaacaTTCAGACATTGCTGATCAACCCTAACATCGCTACCGTGCAGACCTCACAGGGGCTGGCGGACAAGGTCTATTTCCTCCCCATAACACCTCACTATGTAACCCAG gtgATACGTAATGAGCGCCCAGATGGTGTGTTACTGACTTTTGGGGGCCAAACAgctctgaactgtggtgtggagctGACCAAGGCTGGGGTGCTTGCTCGGTACGGAGTCCGGGTCCTGGGCACACCCGTGGAGACCATTGAGTTGACTGAAGATCGGCGTGCCTTTGCCTCCAGGATGGCAGAGATCGGAGAGCATGTGGCCCCCAGCGAGGCAGCGAATTCTCTTGAGCAG GCCCAGGCAGCTGCTGAGAGACTGGGATACCCTGTGCTGGTGCGCGCAGCCTACGCCTTGGGTGGCCTGGGCTCTGGCTTTGCCTCTAACAAAGAGGAGTTGTCTGCTCTCGTGGCCCCAGCTTTTGCCCATACCAGCCAAGTGCTGGTAGATAAGTCCCTGAAAGGATGGAAGGAGATTGAGTATGAGGTGGTGAGAGATGCCTATGGCAACTGTGTCACG GTGTGTAACATGGAGAACCTAGACCCGCTGGGCATCCACACCGGGGAGTCCATCGTGGTGGCTCCAAGCCAGACGCTAAATGACAGGGAGTACCAGCTGCTGAGGCAGACGGCCATCAAGGTGACTCAGCACCTCGGAATCGTCGGGGAGTGCAACGTGCAGTACGCCCTGAACCCTGAGTCTGAGCAG TACTACATCATTGAAGTGAATGCCAGGCTCTCTCGCAGCTCTGCCCTAGCCAGTAAGGCCACAGGCTACCCACTGGCCTATGTGGCAGCCAAGCTGGCTTTGGGCATCCCTCTGCCTGAACTCAG GAACTCTGTGACAGGGGGAACGGCAGCCTTTGAACCCAGTCTGGATTACTGTGTGGTGAAGATTCCTCGCTGGGACCTCAGCAAGTTCCTCCGCGTCAGCACAAAGATTGGGAGCTGCATGAAGAGCGTGG GTGAAGTCATGGGCATTGGGCGTTCTTTTGAGGAGGCCTTCCAGAAGGCTCTGCGCATGGTGGATGAGAACTGCGTGGGCTTTGATCACACGGTCAAGCCCGTCAGTGATATG GAGTTAGAGACTCCAACAGACAAGCGCATCTTCGTGGTGGCAGCAGCCCTATGGGCTGGCTACTCAGTGGATCGCCTGTATGAACTCACTCGCATCGACCGCTGGTTCCTGCACCGGATGAAGCGGATCATAGCACACACCCAGCTGCTAGAGCAACACCGTGGACAACCTTTGCCCCCAGACCTGCTGCATCAGGCCAAGCGCCTTGGCTTCTCAGACAAGCAGATTGCCCTCGCGGTCCTCAG CACAGAGCTGGCTGTTCGCAAGCTGCGTCAGGAACTAGGGATCTGCCCAGCAGTGAAGCAGATTGACACGGTTGCAGCTGAGTGGCCGGCCCAGACAAATTACTTGTACCTGACATACTGGGGCACCACCCATGACCTCACCTTTCGAACACCCCATGTCCTAGTCCTTGGCTCTGGCGTCTACCGTATCGGCTCCAGCGTCGAGTTTGACTGGTGTGCCGTGGGCTGTATCCAGCAGCTGCGAAAG ATGGGGTATAAGACCATCATGGTGAACTACAACCCAGAGACAGTCAGCACCGACTACGACATGTGTGACCGACTCTACTTCGATGAAATCTCTTTTGAG GTGGTGATGGACATCTATGAGCTGGAAAACCCTGAAGGTGTGATCTTGTCCATGGGCGGACAGCTGCCCAACAACATGGCCATGGCTTTGCATCGGCAACAGTGTCGGGTTCTGGGCACCTCCCCAGAAGCCATTGACTCAGCTGAGAACCGTTTTAAGTTCTCCCGGCTCCTGGACACCATTGGTATCAGCCAGCCTCAGTGGAGGGAGCTCAGTGACCTAGAG TCTGCTCGCCAGTTCTGCCAGACCGTGGGGTACCCCTGTGTCGTGCGCCCCTCCTATGTGCTGAgtggtgctgctatgaacgtgGCCTACACCGATGGGGACTTGGAGCGCTTCTTGAGCAGTGCAGCAGCTGTCTCCAAGGAGCACCCCGTGGTCATCTCCAAGTTCATCCAGGAGGCCAAG GAGATTGACGTGGATGCTGTGGCTTGTGATGGTGTGGTGGCAGCTATCGCCATCTCCGAACACGTGGAGAATGCAGGTGTGCATTCAGGTGATGCCACACTGGTGACCCCACCGCAGGACATCACTGCCAAAACCCTGGAGCGGATCAAAGCCATTGTGCATGCCGTGGGCCAGGAGCTGCAGGTCACAGGACCCTTCAATCTGCAGCTCATTGCCAAG GACGACCAGCTGAAAGTCATTGAATGCAACGTGCGTGTGTCTCGCTCCTTCCCCTTCGTCTCCAAGACACTAGGTGTGGACCTAGTAGCCTTGGCGACACGGGTCATCATGAGGGAAGAAGTGGAGCCTGTGGGACTCATGACTGGCTCTGGAGTTGTGGGGGTGAAG GTGCCCCAGTTCTCGTTCTCCCGCCTGGCGGGGGCTGACGTGGTGCTGGGTGTGGAGATGACCAGTACTGGGGAAGTAGCTGGCTTTGGGGAGAGCCGCTGCGAAGCCTACctcaaggccatgctcagtactGGTTTTAAGATCCCCAAGAAGAACATCTTGCTGACCATTGGCAGCTATAAG AACAAAAGTGAGTTGCTCCCAACTGTGAGGCTGCTGGAGAGCCTGGGCTACAGCCTCTACGCCAGTCTGGGCACCGCTGACTTCTACACAGAGCATGGTGTCAAG GTGACGGCTGTGGACTGGCATTTTGAAGAGGCAGTGGATGGAGAGTCCCCACCACAGCGAAGCATTTTGGAGCAGCTTGCTGAGAAAAACTTTGAACTCGTAATTAACCTGTCCATGCGTGGGGCCGGGGGCCGGCGTCTTTCTTCCTTCGTCACCAAGGGCTACCGGACACGGCGCCTGGCCGCTGACTTCTCCGTACCCCTCATCATTGACATCAAGTGCACCAAACTGTTTGTGGAG GCGCTGGGACAGATTGGGCCAGCCCCTCCTCTGAAGGCGCATGTTGACTGCATGACCTCCCAGAAGCTCGTGCGGCTGCCTG GATTGATCGACGTCCATGTGCACCTGCGGGAACCAGGGGGGACACACAAGGAGGACTTTGCCTCGGGCACAGCTGCTGCCCTGGCCGGGGGCGTCACCATGGTGTGCGCTATGCCCAATACCCGGCCCCCCATCACTGAtgcccctgccctggccctggcGCAGAAG CTGGCAGAGGCCGGCGCCCGCTGTGACTATGCCTTATTCCTCGGAGCCTCGTCGGAAAATGCAGGGACCCTGGGCACTGTGGCTGGGTCTGCTGCGGGGCTGAAGCTCTACCTCAACGAGACCTTCTCTAAACTGCGGCTGGACAGTGTGGCCCAGTGGATGGAG cacTTCGAGACATGGCCATCCCACCTCCCCATCGTGGCCCACGCCGAGCGGCAGAGTGTCGCAGCCGTCCTCATGGTGGCCCAGCTGGCCCAGCGCTCGGTGCACATCTGTCATGTGGCACGGAAGGAGGAG ATCCTGCTGATTAAAGCGGCTAAGGCGCGGGGGCTGCCGGTGACCTGTGAGGTGGCACCCCACCATCTGTTCCTGAGCCATGATGACCTGGAGCGTCTGGGGCCCGGGAAGGGGGAGGTTCGGCCCAAGCTTGGCTCCCGGGAGGACGTGGAAGCCCTATGGGAGAACATGGCCATCATCGACTGCTTTGCCTCCGACCACG ccccccacacCGTGGAGGAGAAGTGTGGGCCCCGGCCTCCCCCCGGCTTCCCAGGGCTGGAGACCATGCTGCCCCTGCTGCTGACGGCAGTGAGCGAGGGCCGGCTCAGCCTGGACGACGTGCTGCAGCGACTGCACCACAACCCTCGGCGCATCTTCCACCTGCCCCCTCAGGAGGACACCTATGtggag GTGGATCTGGAGCACGAATGGACAGTCCCCAGccacatgcccttctccaaggccCACTGGACACCCTTTGAAGGGCAGAAGGTGAAGGGCACCATCCGCCGTGTGGTCCTGCGTGGGGAGGTGGCCTATATTGACGGGCAG GTGCTGGTGCCACCCGGCTATGGACAGGACGTCCGCAAGTGGCCCCAGGGTGCTGTTCCACAGCTCACGCCCTCGGCCCCGGCTGCCAGTGAGCTAACCACG ACCCCGGAGAGGCCCCGCCGGAGCGGCCCAGCACTCCCTGATGGCCGCTTCCACCTGCCTCCCCGGATCCACCGAGCCTCTGACCCAGGTTTGCCAG CTGTGTTCCTCCGCCCAGGAGCTGGGACCCCATGGGGCAGCAGAGCGTGGG CTGAGGAGCCAAAGGAGAAGACCTCCCGCAAGGCAGCTGAGCCAG AGCTGATGGGAACCCTTGATGGCATCTGCTACCCTCCACCACCAGTACCTAGACAGGCGTCACCCCAGAACCTGGGGACCCCTGGCCTGCTGCACCCCCAGACCTCACCCCTGCTGCACTCACTAGTGGGCCAACATATCCTGTCCGTCCAGCAGTTCACCAAGGATCAG ATGTCTCACCTGTTCAACGTGGCACACACGCTGCGCATGATGGTACAGAAGGAGCGGAGCCTCGACATCCTCAAG GGGAAGGTGATGGCCTCCATGTTCTACGAGGTGAGCACACGGACCAGCAGCTCCTTTGCAGCAGCCATGGCCCGGCTCGGGGGCGCTGTGCTCAGCTTCTCCGAAGCCACGTCCTCCGTCCAGAAGGGCGAGTCCCTGGCTGACTCGGTGCAGACCATGAGTTGCTACGCTGATGTCGTTGTGCTGCGGCACCCCCAGCCCGGGGCAGTGGAG CTGGCAGCCAAGCACTGCCGGAGGCCAGTGATCAACGCAGGGGACGGGGTTGGAGAGCACCCTACCCAGGCCTTGCTGGACATCTTCACCATCCGGGAGGAGCTTGGGACGGTCAATGGCATGACG ATCACGATGGTGGGCGACCTGAAGCATGGCCGCACGGTGCATTCGCTGGCCTGCCTGCTCACCCAGTACCGTGTCAGCCTGCGCTACGTGGCGCCCCCAAGCCTGCGCATGCCCCCTGACGTGCGGGCCTTCGTGGCCTCCCGTGGCACCAAGCAG GAGGAATTTGAGAGCATCGAGGAGGCGCTGCCTGACACCGATGTACTCTACATGACACGCATCCAGAAGGAGCGCTTCGGCTCCACCCAGGAGTATGAAGCA TGCTTCGGCCAGTTCATCCTCACTCCGCACATCATGACCCGGGCCAAGAAGAAGATGGTGGTGATGCACCCAATGCCCCGTGTCAATGAGATCAG TGTGGAGGTGGACTCAGACCCCCGAGCAGCCTACTTCCGCCAGGCAGAGAACGGCATGTACATCCGCATGGCTCTGTTGGCCACCGTGCTGGGCCGCTTCTAG